One Belonocnema kinseyi isolate 2016_QV_RU_SX_M_011 chromosome 6, B_treatae_v1, whole genome shotgun sequence genomic region harbors:
- the LOC117175484 gene encoding piggyBac transposable element-derived protein 3-like — MSRNQFELIRLKIKYSNNTANNPNVKGWRVRAVLNLFQTNILQYGHFQTALSIDEMMVKSYAKTSLKEFIKGKPIRFGLKIWVMCTSNGYLLAWDLYCIKNNQIGDNLLTKCALDFRVVMKLLQNLLHVTVPRKFVLYHIYCYNYFTSFYLILHLKKRGLRAIGTIRKNRVKVKTAIDKKTARRTYAAKFDQNSKINYITVMHSKEVSIASTAADVTSHSSLKRYSSKERSTVPY, encoded by the coding sequence ATGTCACGAAATCAGTTCGAGCtcataagattgaaaataaaatattcgaataacACGGCTAATAATCCGAATGTTAAGGGATGGCGAGTTCGTGCAGTGTTGAATTTGTTCCAAACAAATATTCTCCAGTATGGACACTTTCAAACTGCTTTGTCCATAGATGAAATGATGGTAAAGTCATACGCGAAAACTAGCTTGAAGGAATTCATCAAGGGCAAACCGATAagatttggattgaaaatatggGTCATGTGTACTTCCAATGGGTATCTTCTAGCTTGGGATCTATactgcataaaaaataatcaaataggaGACAATTTACTGACGAAATGTGCATTGGATTTTAGAGTGGTGATGAAGTTACTGCAAAACTTACTGCACGTAACGGTTCCTCGAAAATTTGTCCTCTATCACATATACTGTTACAACTATTTTAcgagtttttatttgattttgcatttgaaaaaaagagGATTACGTGCAATAGGCACCATCAGAAAAAATCGAGTCAAAGTAAAAACCGCAATTGATAAGAAGACAGCGAGAAGAACGTATGCAGCGAAATTTGATCAGAACAGTAAAATAAATTACATCACTGTCATGCACTCGAAGGAAGTGTCTATAGCTTCTACTGCAGCAGATGTTACTTCCCATTCTTCACTGAAGCGTTATAGTTCTAAAGAGCGTTCGACGGTTCCATATTAA